Proteins from a genomic interval of Desulfitibacter alkalitolerans DSM 16504:
- a CDS encoding GntR family transcriptional regulator — protein sequence MERVINLERRQVHEQIYDYLKNAILNGELKPGEKLNQDELAKQFGTSRMPVRDALRLLQNDWLVENLPNKGFTVVEFSEEQLKDTLLFRSILEKEAVCLVKGRLTSEDIEKLETLAKEMEQCIERNNLSDMPKLNYEFHFTIYNLVPSKKMLETIKLLWDSFPRYAMLSTNEAALLSQNKHEMIINAIKNGDFEAAGELMRKHILRTNTSINKCE from the coding sequence ATGGAAAGAGTTATAAATCTTGAAAGAAGGCAGGTTCATGAACAGATTTATGACTATTTAAAAAATGCAATTTTAAATGGTGAATTAAAACCTGGCGAAAAGCTTAACCAGGATGAACTGGCAAAACAATTTGGTACAAGCAGAATGCCCGTTAGGGATGCCCTTCGGCTGCTGCAAAATGACTGGTTGGTTGAAAATTTACCAAATAAAGGTTTTACAGTTGTGGAATTCAGTGAAGAGCAGTTAAAAGATACACTCTTATTCCGCTCTATACTAGAAAAAGAAGCGGTTTGCTTAGTAAAAGGAAGATTAACCAGTGAAGATATTGAAAAATTAGAAACTCTTGCTAAGGAAATGGAGCAGTGTATAGAAAGAAACAACTTGAGTGATATGCCGAAGCTTAATTATGAATTCCATTTTACAATTTATAATTTAGTACCATCTAAAAAGATGCTGGAAACTATTAAGCTTTTATGGGATAGCTTTCCAAGATACGCAATGCTTTCAACAAATGAGGCAGCCTTATTATCCCAAAATAAGCATGAAATGATCATTAATGCTATTAAAAATGGAGACTTTGAAGCTGCGGGCGAACTAATGCGTAAGCATATTTTAAGGACTAACACCTCGATCAACAAATGTGAGTAG
- a CDS encoding 4Fe-4S dicluster domain-containing protein — protein sequence MKVLVANTKKCIGCRICEQWCSISHFGVLNPKKSRIRVSRNHDDFINELFVCRQCEDKPCIDECPDKIKALSMDEEFRRINVNEEECIACKKCAKVCPYGAINVHPTEKYVIICTLCNGDPQCVKHCPEQALEYIERKELEELNQTQEGGYANV from the coding sequence GTGAAAGTATTAGTAGCTAATACGAAAAAATGTATTGGATGTAGAATTTGTGAGCAGTGGTGTAGCATTAGCCATTTTGGTGTTCTTAATCCAAAAAAGTCTAGGATACGTGTTAGTAGAAATCATGATGATTTTATAAATGAGTTGTTTGTTTGTCGGCAGTGTGAAGATAAACCTTGTATTGATGAGTGTCCAGATAAAATAAAAGCTTTAAGCATGGATGAAGAATTTAGGAGAATAAACGTAAACGAAGAAGAATGTATTGCCTGTAAAAAATGTGCCAAGGTCTGTCCTTATGGGGCAATAAATGTCCATCCCACAGAAAAGTATGTAATAATTTGTACCCTCTGTAATGGAGACCCACAATGCGTAAAGCATTGTCCTGAACAGGCTCTAGAATACATTGAAAGAAAAGAATTGGAAGAACTTAATCAAACACAGGAAGGGGGGTACGCTAATGTCTAA
- a CDS encoding ATP-grasp domain-containing protein, producing the protein MARILEHYALNILKENGLPVVDFSVASSGEDAEKITEEMQKPVVVKALIPIGKRGKAGAVKSASGAKEAFDVADEIIGKSVRGYPVHKVIVAEEIKHTAQIYVSISIHPGNAQPVIVFSLSGGVDIEDVAENSPESIITYYVNPLDSLALYHCIDIIAKAGLIGEKLVKAANLLRKIYEVFVKYDATLIEINPLFLTPEDEFVIPTCMFSIDDAAMFRHLDLKEIALEGSERTWKPLTEIERKVQEFQDKDPYRGTARYTELEDGDIGFMCGGGGGSLVLFDELLAAGGKSANYTEFGGNPPEDKVYGLAKCILSKPGVRGLFVAHNITNNTQVDVEARGIVRAIKEMGIDSRVFPIVTRMPGINEEEGFRILREAGIESYGEELTMAGSAKRMVEKMKELNQGR; encoded by the coding sequence GTGGCGAGAATATTAGAACATTATGCATTGAATATATTAAAAGAAAATGGACTTCCTGTAGTGGATTTTAGTGTTGCTTCTTCGGGAGAAGATGCTGAAAAAATCACAGAAGAGATGCAGAAACCAGTTGTAGTGAAGGCATTAATTCCTATAGGGAAAAGAGGAAAAGCAGGAGCAGTGAAATCTGCTTCAGGAGCCAAAGAAGCATTTGATGTCGCAGATGAAATTATTGGCAAATCAGTTAGGGGTTATCCGGTACACAAGGTTATAGTTGCAGAAGAAATAAAACACACAGCACAGATTTATGTATCTATATCGATCCACCCTGGAAATGCCCAACCAGTAATTGTTTTTAGTCTCTCGGGGGGCGTTGATATAGAAGACGTTGCTGAAAATTCACCTGAATCGATTATTACCTATTATGTGAATCCATTGGATAGTCTAGCTCTTTATCATTGCATTGATATTATTGCAAAAGCAGGCCTAATTGGGGAAAAATTGGTTAAAGCTGCAAATTTACTCAGGAAAATATATGAAGTTTTTGTAAAATATGATGCAACCCTGATTGAAATAAATCCGTTGTTTCTTACACCGGAAGATGAATTTGTTATTCCTACCTGTATGTTCAGTATTGATGATGCTGCAATGTTCAGGCATCTGGACCTTAAGGAAATTGCACTGGAAGGAAGCGAAAGAACCTGGAAACCCTTAACAGAAATTGAACGAAAGGTTCAGGAGTTTCAGGATAAAGATCCATATCGGGGTACGGCACGTTATACCGAGTTAGAAGATGGAGATATTGGGTTTATGTGTGGCGGTGGTGGTGGAAGTCTTGTGCTCTTTGATGAACTTCTTGCAGCTGGCGGAAAATCAGCCAATTATACAGAATTTGGTGGAAATCCACCAGAAGATAAGGTGTACGGACTGGCAAAATGTATTCTTTCAAAGCCAGGTGTAAGGGGATTATTTGTTGCTCATAATATTACAAATAATACCCAGGTAGATGTTGAGGCTAGGGGCATTGTTCGTGCTATTAAAGAAATGGGGATAGATTCGAGAGTATTCCCGATTGTTACAAGAATGCCTGGGATAAATGAAGAGGAAGGCTTTAGAATCTTACGGGAAGCTGGCATTGAATCCTATGGAGAAGAATTAACCATGGCTGGAAGTGCAAAAAGAATGGTTGAAAAAATGAAAGAACTTAATCAAGGCAGGTGA
- a CDS encoding aldehyde ferredoxin oxidoreductase family protein — MSKLYGAAGKMLRINLTEGTIEKEDLSKDLYMKYIGGRGLGAYFLTKEVEPDCDPLGTMNKLMFFNGPFSGTMAPGNNKINVTFKSPLTNTYSYSLAGGHWGPELKFAGYDGMIIEGKSEKPVYIWIDDDKVEIKTAETIWGNDIHTTDKKIKDELGDSNIHVAAIGLAGENLVKFACITNDVYREFGRGGCGAVMGSKNLKAIAVRGSKDVEVADPKGLMEYMDNSYPNFKKHPKAQVRRKHGTNELVEHINPAGFMCTDNFSKGYADTNKEFEGDSLLAKVYVSDAACYGCPIACSKNCSIVSTKYGKVMLEGPEFETVGLLGTNCGLTNWEDVLKVSAVCDALGMDSMTSGGCISLAMECFEKGILTLEDTGGLELRFGNGEAEAQLLEMIAKREGIGAVLAEGPVYAAEKWGVPDLVMHSKGMTPAVYDPRGAKGMGLTYAISPKGAHHMVAPVFGLEMAAGNRFEEKGKAELVKNVQFNFCILDSVGMCSTNQTGFPRPDQLAAFKLITGQEMTEQEILLNVERIINMERMFNVKNGFSRKDDTLPKRFTEETMSCGESKGQVVDLDTMLSDYYSIMGWDEDGIPTPEKLKELEL; from the coding sequence ATGTCTAAATTATATGGAGCAGCAGGTAAAATGTTACGTATAAACTTAACAGAAGGAACAATTGAAAAAGAGGACCTTTCAAAGGATTTATATATGAAATATATTGGTGGTAGAGGTTTGGGGGCCTATTTCCTCACTAAAGAAGTTGAACCGGATTGTGATCCTTTAGGTACAATGAACAAGCTAATGTTCTTTAACGGACCGTTTTCTGGAACAATGGCACCAGGAAATAATAAGATTAATGTTACCTTTAAATCCCCTCTTACAAACACATATTCCTATTCTCTAGCTGGAGGACATTGGGGACCTGAATTAAAATTTGCAGGCTACGATGGAATGATTATTGAAGGAAAGTCAGAAAAACCAGTATATATATGGATTGACGATGATAAAGTTGAAATTAAAACAGCAGAAACAATATGGGGCAATGATATCCATACAACAGACAAGAAGATCAAAGATGAATTAGGAGATTCCAATATCCATGTAGCGGCTATAGGATTAGCTGGAGAAAACCTTGTAAAATTTGCCTGTATAACCAATGATGTTTACCGTGAATTTGGTCGTGGTGGTTGTGGAGCAGTAATGGGATCAAAAAACTTAAAAGCAATTGCTGTTCGAGGGTCTAAAGATGTCGAAGTAGCAGACCCGAAAGGACTAATGGAATATATGGACAACTCATATCCTAATTTTAAGAAGCATCCTAAAGCACAAGTACGTAGAAAGCATGGAACAAATGAATTGGTCGAGCATATAAATCCAGCTGGTTTTATGTGTACTGATAATTTCAGTAAGGGCTATGCAGATACAAATAAGGAATTTGAAGGTGATTCTTTATTGGCCAAGGTATATGTTAGCGATGCAGCCTGTTATGGTTGCCCAATAGCATGCAGTAAAAATTGTTCAATAGTATCTACTAAATATGGCAAAGTCATGCTCGAGGGACCGGAATTTGAAACAGTAGGCTTACTAGGAACTAACTGTGGGTTAACCAACTGGGAAGATGTTTTAAAAGTATCAGCAGTATGTGATGCATTAGGTATGGATTCTATGACTTCTGGGGGCTGTATCTCTTTAGCTATGGAGTGTTTTGAAAAGGGTATATTAACTTTAGAAGATACAGGAGGATTAGAACTTAGGTTTGGCAATGGTGAAGCAGAAGCCCAGCTTTTGGAAATGATAGCAAAACGTGAAGGAATTGGGGCGGTTTTAGCTGAAGGACCTGTTTATGCAGCTGAAAAATGGGGAGTTCCTGACTTGGTGATGCATTCAAAAGGAATGACACCTGCCGTATATGATCCACGTGGTGCAAAAGGAATGGGTTTAACCTATGCAATTTCTCCTAAAGGTGCTCACCATATGGTAGCTCCAGTATTTGGTCTAGAAATGGCAGCAGGAAACCGCTTTGAGGAAAAAGGAAAGGCAGAATTGGTTAAAAATGTACAATTTAACTTCTGTATATTAGATTCTGTTGGGATGTGTTCAACCAATCAAACAGGATTCCCAAGGCCAGATCAACTTGCCGCATTTAAACTTATAACTGGTCAGGAAATGACAGAGCAAGAAATTCTGCTAAATGTCGAGCGAATTATTAACATGGAAAGAATGTTTAATGTAAAAAATGGATTTTCAAGAAAAGATGATACTTTGCCAAAAAGATTTACTGAAGAAACCATGTCATGTGGTGAAAGTAAAGGTCAGGTTGTAGATTTGGATACCATGCTAAGCGACTATTATTCAATAATGGGTTGGGATGAAGATGGTATTCCTACTCCGGAAAAACTGAAAGAATTAGAATTATAA
- a CDS encoding NAD(P)-dependent oxidoreductase, whose translation MCLSLSYGYLASLDKYKNIKIMEEINMKFGFIGLGNMGGGLARNLIRAGKETVVYDLKQEAIDNVLKVGTTGRASKDINEIHDADVIFTSLPLPKHVESVMLGEDGLLSKMKKGSVYIDVSTIDPQTARKLADEAEQRGIGFLECPLGKGPVQAEEGTEPIFAGGQKEVFDKVKDILEIVGKPVYCGDVEASAAVKIISNLIGMANVAVFAEGMRLGEKAGIDSKLLLELLLDTGANSFQLQVRGPWIVNNDFKNRFAVDLALKDIRLGKEMSEAWGKDYKLFKQAVDYFKQASEAGYGSEDCCAVYKVID comes from the coding sequence ATGTGCCTCAGCTTGTCTTATGGCTACCTAGCATCATTAGATAAATATAAAAATATAAAAATAATGGAGGAAATAAACATGAAATTTGGATTTATAGGATTGGGAAATATGGGTGGAGGACTTGCAAGAAATCTAATCCGTGCTGGAAAAGAAACGGTGGTTTATGATTTGAAGCAGGAAGCTATTGACAATGTTTTAAAAGTAGGAACTACCGGCAGAGCATCAAAGGATATTAATGAAATTCATGATGCAGATGTTATTTTTACAAGTCTTCCATTACCTAAGCACGTAGAATCAGTGATGTTAGGGGAAGATGGGCTGCTTAGTAAAATGAAGAAGGGGTCAGTTTATATTGATGTCAGCACAATTGATCCGCAAACAGCTCGCAAGCTTGCTGATGAAGCAGAACAAAGGGGTATTGGCTTTTTAGAATGCCCACTTGGCAAAGGGCCTGTACAGGCTGAAGAAGGCACAGAGCCTATATTTGCAGGAGGACAAAAAGAGGTGTTTGATAAGGTTAAAGACATATTAGAAATTGTTGGAAAACCCGTATATTGTGGTGACGTTGAAGCATCTGCAGCAGTTAAAATCATTAGCAACCTAATAGGCATGGCTAATGTGGCTGTTTTTGCGGAAGGGATGAGGCTTGGCGAAAAAGCAGGAATTGATTCCAAATTATTGTTAGAACTTCTGCTTGACACAGGCGCAAATAGTTTTCAACTGCAGGTGCGTGGTCCATGGATAGTAAACAATGACTTTAAAAACAGGTTTGCGGTTGATCTTGCTCTAAAAGACATTCGATTAGGCAAGGAAATGTCTGAAGCGTGGGGCAAGGATTATAAACTATTTAAACAGGCCGTGGACTATTTCAAACAAGCTAGTGAAGCAGGCTATGGCTCAGAAGACTGTTGTGCAGTATATAAAGTTATTGATTAG
- a CDS encoding MoaD/ThiS family protein produces the protein MVTVVLSPQMKPYTKYGHKIEVKWDGGTIRNLLETLEVDSIEIGNVLVNGSLKMLDDEITDNCEVILLPVMCGG, from the coding sequence ATGGTTACTGTTGTACTAAGTCCTCAGATGAAGCCATATACAAAATATGGTCATAAGATTGAAGTGAAATGGGATGGTGGAACCATAAGAAATTTACTTGAAACATTGGAAGTCGATTCTATAGAAATAGGTAATGTGTTAGTGAATGGTTCTCTTAAAATGTTAGATGATGAAATAACAGATAATTGTGAGGTAATCTTACTACCAGTGATGTGTGGAGGATAA
- a CDS encoding HAD-IC family P-type ATPase → MREVLQVVSVVPGRIRFKHSKLKGKKTAAMALEGYLNSVPGIKKNRVNWHSTSIVIIYDPRRLDAHIIKDHIIGFLKAPTSYKRHFLKKYQCYGESMSNKNRALTFMLLYLAIFAFLQIKQPTYGKNPIGRSIWVLMVVAVIDIISGYPKLKNTVDKTSKKISIDVNSILVFLGVVLTIARESNEGVFALVLKSLNDYIKHGTDLESNKILSQSSHENSGFVWVEQKDKTSILLSLDRIELGDVVLVKQGDNVQISGEVAAGEAVINSLYHTGQPEISKVKPGSKVEEGSIVIKGNLKIRVLQKPITYEKDSLICPKDLHLQNEVMAFSNKITRLSLGAAVVSLFLTRNIFNPISLLLVLCPMGVQVALSTGLQQYAALLYKHSLAIKDVNILGRVKNVKYIIFDKTGTLTNKEMILEEVLSFDDEYSEEDILKICSACEAKHYHPIAKTFRNKVNISFSKNEVESSVLIPAKGVSALYGGSQVLIGNDLLMQEYEVDVAHGIQDYLEYEKRLSTPIFISKNGKLIGLVVLKDSVRDDAVQMIYKLGRHFNKSSFILVTGDEDNKAQQVAHSLGINRIYSRCSHLDKLEIVKKYQKSGKVMMVGDGVNDLLAMSRADVSVSFANSANDKIKLKSDCVILDDSLVRIAELFNLSQKANSLIKQSVSFSKFYNYSLGGLAFFHYFNPFTAKSINTFNSLIVLLLNQRISHIKTDRSFNKKS, encoded by the coding sequence TTGCGGGAAGTACTTCAGGTAGTAAGCGTTGTACCTGGAAGGATAAGATTTAAGCATTCTAAGCTTAAGGGCAAAAAAACAGCGGCAATGGCTTTGGAGGGCTACTTAAATAGTGTGCCTGGGATAAAAAAAAATAGGGTTAATTGGCATTCTACTAGTATAGTAATTATTTATGACCCAAGAAGGTTAGATGCCCATATAATAAAAGACCATATTATAGGTTTCTTAAAGGCCCCCACCAGCTACAAAAGGCATTTTCTTAAAAAGTATCAATGCTATGGGGAAAGCATGAGTAACAAAAATAGAGCATTAACCTTTATGCTTTTGTACCTAGCCATATTTGCTTTCCTACAGATTAAGCAGCCTACATACGGCAAGAATCCCATTGGGAGAAGTATTTGGGTTTTAATGGTGGTAGCGGTCATAGATATAATCTCTGGATACCCAAAGCTTAAGAACACAGTTGATAAGACTTCCAAGAAAATATCCATAGACGTAAATTCAATACTAGTCTTTCTTGGGGTTGTTTTAACCATTGCCCGGGAAAGCAATGAAGGGGTATTTGCCCTTGTGCTAAAATCCCTTAACGATTATATTAAGCATGGTACCGACCTGGAGAGTAATAAGATTTTGAGCCAAAGTTCACATGAGAACTCAGGTTTTGTTTGGGTTGAACAGAAAGATAAGACAAGTATTCTGCTGTCTTTAGACAGGATAGAGCTGGGCGATGTTGTTCTAGTAAAACAGGGTGATAATGTACAAATATCTGGTGAGGTAGCAGCTGGAGAAGCTGTAATAAACAGTTTATACCATACGGGACAGCCTGAAATATCTAAAGTAAAACCAGGATCTAAAGTAGAGGAAGGCTCCATAGTAATAAAAGGCAATTTAAAAATAAGGGTCCTACAGAAGCCCATAACATATGAAAAAGATAGTCTAATATGTCCAAAAGACTTACATCTGCAAAATGAGGTCATGGCTTTTAGTAATAAAATAACCAGGTTATCCCTGGGTGCAGCTGTAGTAAGCTTATTCTTGACACGTAACATCTTTAATCCCATATCCCTGCTGCTGGTCCTCTGCCCAATGGGGGTGCAGGTAGCATTAAGCACAGGACTACAGCAGTATGCAGCTTTATTATACAAACATTCTCTAGCCATAAAGGATGTAAATATCCTAGGTAGAGTAAAAAACGTTAAATATATAATTTTTGATAAAACAGGCACATTGACTAACAAAGAAATGATTTTAGAGGAAGTTCTGTCTTTTGATGATGAATACTCTGAAGAGGATATATTAAAGATTTGTTCTGCTTGTGAAGCAAAACATTATCATCCTATCGCCAAAACATTTCGCAATAAAGTAAATATAAGTTTTTCTAAAAATGAGGTAGAATCTTCAGTATTAATCCCTGCTAAAGGAGTAAGTGCGCTTTATGGAGGTTCACAGGTATTAATAGGTAATGATTTGTTAATGCAGGAATATGAAGTTGATGTCGCCCATGGAATACAGGACTACTTAGAATATGAAAAGAGGTTGAGCACGCCAATTTTCATCAGCAAGAATGGAAAGCTGATAGGTTTAGTAGTTCTCAAGGATTCAGTACGTGATGATGCAGTACAGATGATTTATAAGCTGGGCAGACACTTTAACAAAAGCAGTTTCATTCTAGTCACTGGAGATGAGGATAATAAGGCACAGCAGGTTGCACACAGTCTTGGAATAAACAGGATTTATTCCAGATGCAGTCATCTTGATAAGCTTGAAATAGTAAAGAAGTATCAAAAATCAGGAAAAGTAATGATGGTTGGGGATGGTGTGAATGACCTTTTGGCAATGAGCAGGGCAGATGTAAGCGTCAGCTTTGCCAATTCAGCCAATGACAAAATCAAACTAAAATCAGACTGTGTAATTCTTGATGATAGTCTTGTGAGGATAGCTGAACTATTTAATCTTTCCCAAAAAGCCAATAGTCTTATCAAACAAAGTGTTTCATTTTCTAAATTCTATAATTACAGCTTGGGTGGACTAGCTTTTTTTCACTACTTCAATCCCTTTACAGCTAAGTCAATAAACACCTTTAATTCCCTAATCGTGCTTTTATTGAATCAACGAATTTCCCATATTAAAACTGATAGAAGCTTCAACAAAAAAAGTTGA
- a CDS encoding HpcH/HpaI aldolase/citrate lyase family protein, with protein sequence MKSLLFTPGNNLIMMKKSLNTGADALIFDLEDAVTPQEKEVARQKIIEILKEKPKKKIYIRTNALDTKWIIDDIAVFSRFNFAGFVIPKVRNRVDVEKISWLMDILYQGETGVDRKTIIPIIETPEGVIHLNAIADSTDRVEAVMFGALDYIQKIRGSIEDEFSLSYARSQLVNACRWKKIQPIDSVYPKFKNQEGLISESKRARAMGFGAKACIHPAQIEIINSIFAANQEEIEWAKKILHAFEAAQEKGLGVVQIDGLMVDLPVAENARQILAESINSSE encoded by the coding sequence TTGAAATCACTACTGTTTACACCGGGAAATAATCTTATTATGATGAAAAAATCTCTCAATACTGGTGCCGACGCATTAATCTTCGATTTGGAAGATGCTGTGACACCTCAGGAAAAAGAGGTTGCAAGACAAAAAATCATCGAAATATTGAAGGAAAAACCAAAAAAGAAAATCTATATTCGAACAAACGCATTGGACACAAAATGGATCATCGATGATATTGCTGTCTTTTCCAGATTCAACTTTGCAGGCTTTGTAATTCCAAAAGTTCGTAACAGAGTTGATGTAGAGAAAATTTCCTGGTTAATGGATATCTTGTACCAGGGAGAAACTGGCGTAGATCGAAAAACCATTATTCCAATCATTGAAACTCCGGAGGGTGTTATTCACTTAAATGCTATTGCTGATTCAACGGACCGAGTTGAGGCAGTTATGTTCGGAGCTCTAGATTATATCCAGAAAATAAGAGGAAGCATTGAAGATGAATTTAGTCTAAGCTACGCAAGGTCACAACTAGTTAATGCATGTCGTTGGAAAAAAATTCAGCCCATTGATAGTGTTTATCCAAAATTTAAGAATCAAGAAGGATTGATTAGTGAAAGCAAAAGAGCAAGAGCAATGGGTTTTGGTGCTAAGGCCTGTATTCATCCTGCACAGATTGAAATCATTAATTCTATTTTCGCAGCAAATCAGGAGGAAATTGAATGGGCTAAAAAAATTTTACATGCATTTGAAGCTGCACAGGAAAAAGGACTAGGTGTAGTTCAAATCGACGGGTTAATGGTTGACCTGCCTGTAGCAGAAAATGCAAGGCAAATATTAGCAGAAAGTATAAATAGCAGTGAGTAA
- a CDS encoding heavy metal translocating P-type ATPase: MNPCRLEILQALPGRVRIKIKGLKGNLHFAKSLEKTLRRNQGIKKIKANFQTGKALIIFNPQKLSKDELCVELMKNISYILQLVSPSQLKRYKKTYVRKKGKDDIFEPEDLSLNLQYTQVITAGVIILALTLTRILAKNFFLRHAPQIHIITTAATLVTGYAVFRCGLESVFKRKKLNNEMLITSAALVSILLKEGITGLVVVWLVNLSHLFQNLTLEKSRRAIKDILQGKEENAWVEIDGAVVSIPIESVSAANTVMCYLGEKIPVDGEVIDGEAAVSQAVITGESMPLAKTKGDKVYAGSIVEQGSLKIRAEKVGNDTSLARIIHLVEEASETRAPIQNIADEYSDKIVPLSFLLAALVYLITRDFKRSMTMLIVACPCAAGLATPTALSASMGNAAAKGILVKGGHYLEKVGSTDVILFDKTGTLTEGRPVVREVIRVNKDYSEEDIIQIAASLEAQTNHPLAKAVINKAEEMDISLLKVQDKEVVIGYGVKGLIDENPVLLGSENFIKKSKSTMNRSKQSANRLRLLGQTVLFLSRSNSVIGLIGVSDKVREESKSAIRHIRQSGIETIGLITGDCKETAEIVGEELGFDRIWSDTLPEGKVEIVKEYQQQGKVVTMVGDGVNDLPALANADVGISLGTGGTDVAIETANIVLAGDNPEKIYSLIALSNHTLEVIRQNFIFAIGINALGLLLGAGKIITPLLAALLHNVSTFGVVVNSSRLLTYNPDRNGKRGRVKRGRFKRIRG, translated from the coding sequence ATGAATCCTTGTAGATTAGAGATACTTCAGGCCTTGCCTGGAAGGGTCAGGATAAAAATTAAAGGTTTAAAAGGTAACCTCCACTTTGCCAAGTCCCTGGAAAAAACACTTAGAAGAAATCAAGGTATTAAAAAAATTAAGGCTAATTTCCAAACTGGAAAGGCCTTAATTATTTTTAACCCTCAAAAACTCTCAAAGGATGAACTCTGTGTAGAGTTAATGAAGAACATAAGTTATATTTTACAATTAGTATCCCCAAGTCAACTCAAGCGTTACAAGAAAACCTATGTTAGAAAAAAGGGTAAAGATGACATTTTTGAACCGGAGGACCTGTCTTTAAATCTGCAGTATACCCAGGTTATTACCGCTGGTGTAATAATACTTGCCTTAACGTTAACTAGAATCCTTGCAAAAAACTTTTTCTTAAGACATGCACCACAGATTCATATCATAACAACTGCCGCAACCTTGGTGACAGGATATGCAGTATTTAGATGTGGACTAGAGTCTGTGTTTAAAAGGAAAAAACTAAATAATGAGATGTTAATAACTTCAGCAGCCCTTGTATCCATTTTACTTAAAGAAGGCATTACAGGTCTAGTAGTGGTATGGCTGGTAAATCTTAGTCACTTATTTCAAAACCTGACCTTAGAGAAGTCCCGTAGGGCTATCAAGGACATACTGCAGGGCAAAGAGGAAAATGCCTGGGTTGAGATTGATGGGGCAGTGGTATCCATACCCATTGAAAGTGTTTCAGCAGCCAATACGGTAATGTGCTATCTAGGTGAAAAGATTCCAGTAGATGGAGAGGTTATTGATGGGGAAGCTGCAGTAAGTCAAGCAGTAATTACGGGAGAATCCATGCCTTTGGCAAAAACAAAGGGCGACAAGGTTTATGCTGGCTCCATTGTTGAGCAGGGCAGTCTAAAAATTAGAGCTGAAAAAGTGGGCAATGACACTTCTTTGGCCAGGATCATTCACTTGGTAGAAGAAGCCAGCGAAACAAGGGCACCAATTCAAAACATAGCCGATGAGTATTCTGATAAGATTGTTCCCCTATCCTTTCTGCTGGCAGCATTAGTATACCTGATAACTCGAGATTTTAAGAGGAGTATGACCATGCTTATAGTGGCATGCCCTTGTGCTGCTGGACTGGCTACACCAACGGCATTAAGTGCCTCAATGGGCAATGCAGCTGCCAAGGGAATCCTGGTTAAAGGCGGGCATTATTTAGAAAAGGTGGGGAGTACGGATGTGATACTCTTTGATAAAACAGGCACATTGACAGAAGGAAGACCTGTAGTCAGAGAGGTCATTAGGGTTAATAAGGATTATTCTGAGGAAGATATTATTCAAATTGCAGCCTCCTTAGAGGCTCAGACCAATCACCCCCTTGCAAAGGCAGTTATAAATAAAGCAGAGGAAATGGATATTTCTTTACTAAAGGTACAAGATAAAGAAGTTGTAATAGGTTATGGAGTAAAAGGCTTAATTGATGAAAACCCTGTTCTTTTGGGCAGTGAGAACTTTATTAAAAAGAGTAAGTCTACAATGAATAGGTCAAAGCAGAGTGCAAATCGTCTTAGACTGTTAGGCCAGACAGTGTTATTCTTAAGCCGCAGCAATTCTGTAATTGGTTTAATAGGGGTCTCTGATAAGGTAAGAGAAGAAAGCAAATCAGCTATAAGGCATATAAGACAATCAGGCATTGAAACTATAGGCTTAATAACCGGAGACTGCAAAGAAACGGCTGAAATTGTTGGTGAAGAGTTAGGTTTTGACAGAATTTGGTCTGATACATTACCTGAAGGCAAGGTTGAAATAGTAAAAGAGTATCAGCAGCAGGGTAAGGTGGTAACCATGGTGGGAGATGGTGTAAACGACTTGCCAGCCCTTGCCAATGCTGATGTAGGTATTTCGTTAGGTACAGGTGGAACAGATGTGGCAATAGAAACTGCTAACATTGTCCTAGCCGGAGATAATCCAGAAAAAATTTATTCACTAATTGCCTTGAGCAACCATACCTTGGAAGTAATTAGGCAAAACTTCATCTTTGCAATAGGTATAAACGCGTTGGGATTGCTTTTGGGGGCAGGTAAAATAATTACACCTTTATTGGCTGCTCTCTTACATAACGTAAGCACCTTTGGGGTGGTAGTGAACTCCTCCAGGTTATTAACTTATAATCCTGATAGAAATGGAAAGAGAGGGCGAGTAAAACGTGGACGATTTAAAAGAATTAGAGGATAA